GATTCACGCAACAACATCTctaacatcatcatcctcgacagTGCCACAAGACGACAACGCAACGAGCGTCAAGACGACAACGAGCCGGGAGGTTCAAGACCTGATAACGAATCATGCCGAACTATACCAGTCGAAGATGACCCAGTCAATATCCTGGAATTGGCCTCATGGGGATGTTGAGGACTCAGGCACGTTGCTTGACACCAATCGTGCCTCATCCAATGGCTCGTTCAAGCCTGCACCCAGTATGGATCTGAATAGAGGCAATAGTGTCTCGAGTCACGGCCAGTCTATCTGTATCATGACTTGGTTGGAAGGAATTGAGATAGGGGAGGGAGGGCATGTGGGAGAAGTGCCTAAGTGGGGGAGAGAATTCGAGAGCGAACTACTTGGGATAAAGCAGAGAGCTGAGAGGGATTTCCTTAAGATAGAGCAGAGAGTTGAGAGAGAATGCCTTGAGATGGACCAGAAGGTAAAGATGAAACGtcttgagaagaagcagagagTGGAGAGAGAACGTCTTGAGATGGTCCCAGCGTGGAGAGAGAAGCATAGCGTAGACGGGGTTTGTGCTTGTCCCAGAGAAGCTTCGGAACCACAACCAGGCTTTGGAGTCAAAATGGCACGTAGTCTAAAGATGTGACTTGGCGGCGGGAGCGGGATAGAGAATCAGAGAGAATCTTGTAGTTCAGTTGCTATCCCAAACATTAAGTTGGTCACCCAGTGAAATTTTCGCCCAAACAATCTTTCAACTGCAGATTCTCCCGTTTTAATGTCTGGATCTGCTCCCGAAGGTCCGCTATCTTGTTTTGCATCTCTGATGCTATTGCGTCAAGCCACGACGGAGCATCGCCTTGCTGCGTGGATGGATGCTGGCCGGCTAAGGGACTGGGCGGCGGTTGTATCTCGAGAAAGCATCTAGTTTCATCGATAGGGCGCTCGGTGAAATTAGAAGACTGTGATGGATCTGGAGGAACTTCGGGCCCATTTGGGAGAGACGACTGCTTGCTGGGGTGAGCTTGCCGAGCTGATTGCAGGTCATGGTCGAAACTGATGGGTTGCTGGGATTGGGCATCAAGGGAATCTGGTTCCTCGTCGAGAACGAACCCACTCATCGTTGAGGGCTGCCGAGGCGTGGTCGAACGCTCCTGTGCGTTGGAGCTCTGGGGATGCGAGGTTCTCACAGGCTCGGCCATTTCAGTGAAGAATTCAGTTCTGGATTGTTGCGCTTCGTAAGTGTCCTGCCCGGGGGTCGAGTTTGTTATAGCTATTTGTAGACTGGCGAATCCTGGGTACCTGATTGCTCGGTGCCGTTCTCGCTGGGCTTTGGGTGTTCCTCCTCCGACTCCAAAAGCAAGAAATCAGGCAGGTCAGCCACAGCTGCATTAGCGTGCTGGACCGATCCCCACGATCCAGTAATTTGCATAGCATGTACATGCTCGCACGCCAAGTTGGTGGAGCCTCACACCGTCTCCCGGTGCCGCGGTCCGTGTGCAGTGGGGTGACATGACGGCTCATATCCGTGTTCCGCGCTAAAAGAAAGTTAACATAGGTTCCACCAGCTGAAAGGCCGGCCTGCAGATCATTGCATCCACGGATTATGGTGCCCCTGTCAAGGTCCGGTGGTCTATGAAAACGCAAGTGCCCCAGAGACAGCCAGTCGTCGAGTCAACACTCCTACAACAGCTTTCTAAGCTTTTAGGGATCTTACCGTATCCGACGCACTAAACTCCCTAGCAACGACGCCTAGAGCCCTAATGCGATGGGATTGCAGAAGAAGTCATCAACTATTTCCTCAAGGAAGTCTCGGGAGAGAAATAGGCGTGAACGGTGAATTTTCTTTCTAAGCCTGCCTAGCCGAGCATCTACTAATTAGGATCACATGAATAGTAACTTTGTATGTCGCACCTGCGATAAAGTATGCGATTCACCGTACCATCTTGGGAGGCATGAAGACGGGCATAAAAACCGCAAACGTCGCCCGCCGTCGTTTTTCTGTAGCAGATGTCCAAAGGGATTCACGGAAAAACGAACCCTCGAGTCGCATGAAAAAAACCATGACGGGCACGTTTATTCATGTGACCAGGGCGAGTGTCCGAAGACTTACCTAAGTCAAGAAGCCCTTTGGCGGCACAAAAAGAATGCGCATCATTTGTCATCGAAAGGCAGGAGTACTAATACAGGTAATTACGTTTGTGGTGAATGCGCTCAGCGATTCACCTTCAGTTCTAACCTACATCGTCATATATTCTCCCattccaaggaggaggaataTCTTCAGTGCGCATGTCGTCAACAGTTCACCAGCTGGGTCAGGCTCAAGGACCATTGCGCAAAGGATAGGTGTAAAAGATGTGCCGTACTCCGCCCACCTTGTGATCTCAAAACTAAGTGCATGTATGGGTATATGCCCGGATGCACGATTGCCAAATTCAACACTCTACTAGAGCTACGGTGAGTTACTTGGGTGATTATGGTTGAGCATCGCGCTAACGCTTTGAAGGAAACACAGGAGTCAAGCTCGCCGAAAGGCTGCCGCGAAACGAAAGGCTGCCGCGAAAATTCCCCTCATCAACAGTGTCTTCGACTTGCCAACCACGGTCCAAGAATACCGGGCTCCTGGACATAGCGGTTGTGATGAGTATAATGACTATGACTAcgatggcagcggcggctATGGCAACAACCACGACGATAACACCTCTCTCAGTGGTGACGAAGGCAGACAGTCGCCCACCCCTGCCCAGGCTGAACATGACGCGGATCAAGACCATACGGAGCCAGCAAACCAGATACCATCAAAGGCAGAATCAGGGGTTCAAccacatcaccaaccccaGCAAGTTGCCGGGAACGCTACCCGCAGCTGGATTtccctcatcctcaactcaCCCGCAACAACCACTTCCGATCATAGCATACAACCTCTGGCCGACGACTCAGGTCATACGTATGAACCTTCTCAGGctcgctctcctcttcaAGCAGGCCCAACGGCTTCACCATATTCGACAAACGAGCTCCCTCGTCACCGCGGCCTATGGACAGCTGGAGACGACACTGTCAGGTTGGCATCCGAGCTCGACCATCCAGGTCACCCAGTGACAGCACTCTCAGCAGTCGCGCAATCTACAGAGGGAGAGGCAGGGCACAGATCGGCCAAGCCCGACAGCTCAGGTCAATCGGCTCAGCCTACCGAATCTCGACGCAAATTCAGGCCCCGCAAACCTATCAAGTTGCTCAATGCCTCCCCTTCGCCACCGAGGGTCACATCAGATCCAGTGGGTGGTCCGATACTTATTTCCTCCGATGGAATCCAATCTTCTGGAACTCGGGCATCGTGGCTAGGCAGAGACGGTGCGGCCATCCATGTATCGGATGAGCCCTCAGACCACCTACTGAACGGCTCTCAAACTGCACCCTTCTACGACGAAGATACTGGATCCGACACGACTCTCGCCGGTGAAGAAGAGTGGCGATCACTTACCCCTGCCCCCGCCAGCGGTAGGGCATGTTACAGGGCCTACAGGCAAGAGTTTGGAGAAGGGGGAGTCACAACACCCGAACCGGCAGCGAGTCTCGAGATGGAAGATATCGACCAGGACCAGGGCCATAGAGCGAACAATTGGCCTCAACTACAGCCAACTTCCTCAATAGAGTCAACCGCCCAAATCTCGAACCTCGAAAGAATGCCCTGGCGTAATTCCACAACAACGTCCCTTCATTCACGTACTGCACGCATGCATGCTGGGGGCAGGTGGCAAAAGGTGCAAGTGGTGCTCGGATCAAGAGACCAGGGTGCCCTCGGATAAGCCTCGGAGGTTCATCGTACTTAACCAAACAACCGCCCTGCCATCAAGCCGCGCCTCGTTCGCTCATTGTTTTCCACAAGCTACTTGGCGCACTTCGCCAATATCACCTTCTTAACCACGCATCTTTCTAAAATCATGTCCGAGCTTGAATCTCCCTATTGGGGAGATATTCGTTCGCTTCGGAACGAGTTGAACAATGTGAAACGGCTCCTTGAGGACATCAGGGCATACTTGCCATCTGAACCAACACCACAGAGACGGTCAAAGAGGTCTACCATTCGACATGCTACTCAGCAAGATAAACCGCCGGCATGGGCGGAGCAGATCATTACTCGCTTTAGCATTCTTGAGGACTGGATAGGGAGGATTCAGTCCCAAACAGACGACATCGAAGCACACAACAGAAGGAATGGCACCCAGCAACCGCAAGTTCACTCAGCCGACGGCCACTATGAGGGCAGCCTGAGATCTCCACCACCCCAGGATAGCGGCATGGCGAGCGCCTCAACTCATCAACGCCGCGAGGCAGAGCCAGAGGACCAGGCCCCAGCAAACGCCCACGGCGACAACTCGGCCACCAGCATTGAGGCCACCGGAGATCCATCAAGCGATGGCTCtgacaaagacaaagacaaagacacaTCCATGCGAGACTGCGAGCAGGtgccaccatcaccacctggGGGCACAGACGCGGCGGCTTCTGCGGCCAGTGCTTCCCGATCCGCATCCAGGCAGGCCACAGCCAACGACCAAGGGGACATCCCGGCCACGAATCACACTCCAGAGGCGGAGGCAGAAGCGAGCGCCCcggaggacgaggacgtgGTCATGGGCGATTCCGATGcggctcaagaagaagacaacgCCAAGTCTGGCGCCGCTGATCACCGGTCGGCACGGTCCTCAGCCCCGGAGGACGACACGGGCGGCGACAAGTCCGAGGCCAACCCGCAAACACAGCCCACAACCGCAAACCCAACTGGCCAAGGGGCCGGCGCACAGGTCAACATGCAATCGCCGTTTAGCGCTACGCCCGAGGAAAGAACCATGCAGCTCCCAACCACGCCAAACTCTCAAGGCAGCGACACGACCAAGGACACATCCCGCGCCACCACCCCGGACACGCACCTCACATCGCCAGACACCTCAGTGCCAGACTCGCCGTCCCAATTCACTTTATCAGAAGCTGACATGGGAGAAGGACTGGTCGAAGCACTCGAGAGGATCATCAAACGGGACGATTCTATGCACAAGATTTCGGTTCCCAACCTGCCCGTCGACCTAGATTTAATCAAAGCCGCGGTAAAAGCCGAGTTAAGTGCGCCAAATCCCGACTGGCAATTCACCGCCAATAGATTCGTGCCCGGGCCAAAAGGCGAGGGCTACATGCGTGCCTATATCTCGAAACGTCAATCCCACTTCGCATTCCCGGACTTTCCAGACAAGGTGGTGATAccgaccgaggaggaggccaggAAGTGGCTTGATGACTACTTCGATAACCCTCCAAAGGGCATTGTTCCATACTTTACCGGCCATCTAGATCTTCCATACGGGGATCTGCTAAATCCAGGAACAACGCTACTAGACAACCCGAAACTCCTCGACCTGCACCGTCCATACTGGCACATTGGCGGAGATAAATCCGCGAACCGGTTCCATATCGAAGACTATAGTTGCTCTGAGGACGAATCGCCCTGCGGCCTGCGTTCTGCCAACCTGGTGCTAGAAGGAGTCAAACTCTGGACTGCCATTAAGGTGCATCACACAAAGAAATTTGAGGCCTTTGTCGCCAAGAACTGGGACTGCAATGAGTGCAGTCAACACGTCGGACATCAGTCTCTGTTGATATCCCCTTTGATACTTGAGAGAGAAGGTATCGATTTTGAGATCAAGGTTCAAGGGCGTGGCGAGCTCATGCTCACTGGGCGCAGCCAGTATCATATGGTCGTCAACATGGGCTCCAACATTGCCATATCTATGAACCACTTACAGCGTGGAGATCGCCTCAAATCTACGGCGCTGCGCCAGTGCGTCAAGTGTGGCGTACTGGACGATACTGTCACTCGCGTCCCACCGCCCAAGTCATCAGAACCCAGAACGCCTCTACCATCAATTCCAAACCCACCGCCCGAGCAGTCAGAAGCCAGATCGCCTCTCCCGACACTTCTAggcaaaaggccaaggaccgATCAGCAGGGAACCCAGACCTCGGGTAGGGAAACACGTGCAGACACAGCAGCCAGGAGGAAGCTAAATGCactggaggaagagatcaGGAAGCGAGATCCTGCCTGCCGCATTCCCCGGGTACCCAGGGATTCAGATTCAACTCCGCCAGAAAAGGTCTTCAAGGCCGCAGCTTCTGTTCAAAGTTCACTGGCAGTCAAGCAGTTTATCAGCCTGGTGGATGAATGGAGACGTCGTGATGAACACATGTTTCTTTCAGGTGATACGAGAGACATATTGCTACAGCATGGCAAACGTTTGGCCGCTGCTATTGGGAAGTCATCTCTCAGCAAATTCCTGTATCGCTATGCCCAAGCCTGCGTCGCTCGAGAACTTGATATGCAAATGAAGAAGCGTGGCAGTATACGACGAAGCAAAGAGGACACCGAGCGACTCGCTCAGCAGCTGGGGATGGAGACAGAAGAGCTGAAGGCCCATTTGGAGGATGGACGGATATGGAACTCAATATGTGGCCCTGAGGATGATGGGTTGTTGccattccttcttctcgagtCGAAGTGGCCTTTCAAGGAAGAGCGTAAGGAAGACTGTCCTCTTTATGTTAAGAAAAAGGAATGGAAGTCCCTGGTGCGGGACGTGCAGGTGTTCCATAGCCTCCTCGATGTTGAGTATGTCAAGAAACTCCGCCAGGTCGGGAGGGCCTTTGAGGAAATGATATCAACGGGCTCAGAACAGGTATTTGGACTGGAGGATGAAGCGAACGGCTGGGAGTCGTTGCGCTCTGCCTAGAGGGTGGATGAAGGGATAAGGCGGCCGCGCCGCCTTATTAGTCAGCCAATCCATCCCAACTAGTTACCCTACACATAGAAACCATTCAACGGAAACCATCTATAAGAGCTGGAAAATGGAATTAACAAGGCATTACACTATTTGCTATCGATAAATCAAGAATATCCATCACCTCCAACCCTCCGCTCACCATCTCACGCGGCGTCATCTCGACTAGTACCGCTGAGTCAACGGCTTTCTCAACACCCTCACTCCCCTCGCACTGGGTTAGGTCGATTTCATCCACCTTGACAGAGGGAATCCTATCGAGAATCCCGTCGAGAATCTCATCGATATCAAAAAACCTGGGAGTATCATCGTGGGGCTGGGAGGCATCACCTCCTTTGTTGGTAGGTAAGGTGGGCTCGGTGTTTGTGTTTGATGGAGACTTTAAAATGTACTTGTCGTTGTACCGAGTGGACTTCCGATGTCCCGCAGGCTGGCGCttttggcgatggcgacggcAACTGATGCCTCGGGGTCTTGGGAAGGCGTTGCGGCGAGCACGACGACTTGTGGCAAGGGCCTGTAACTTGAGAACGAGGTCTCGCACGTTCAGTGCGACGGAGTTGGAGTCTTGCTGATAAGCACACGGCGTAGATGAGTCCATGGTGATGTCTGAGGATGTCTGAGGAGGAGTGAGATGAAGGAGCAAAGAACGAGTTGACTCGGAAAAGGGGATGACTGGCCTTTAAGTATCCGGCTGGCAGACCCCAACCAACTGCATCTTGCGACACAGCCACCTGCCCGAGccctccatcttgacggcCTAACTAGGGACCACGAGATCAGATGACGCCAGACACGCAACAAGCGGGCCTGGGAACTCTTGCGGTTTCTCTTTTGTGGAAACCCGGGCCTGCACCAGAGTTTATGCTACAAGACCTGAGAAATAGTGCTTCATTCTGGTGTCAAGGGCCTAATTTGGCCTATCGGCGTCGCAACTTCTCATTTCACGGGAGGGCTACGGATCTAGAGACGGGCAAACTGTCTTGTGATATTGGACATTGGCCTAGGATTGGCCCGAATGACCACCCTTGTCATGTATCTGCATGTTATCTCCCTCAAAGTCCGTCTCATCTTCTTTCCACGGGGCGGCTGGGCCTGTAGGGGTGGTTGGTGCTTGGGTTGAGCTTGTTTCGCTGGCTATCTACAGAACGTCAGTTTGAAACACTGCCAGCTTTCGATAGGGAGGATACTTCTTCTAGAAGATCAAGACGTCTATGAATCCTTTCTATGGCAGCttctgctgttgctgctatGAAACGGATCTGTCCGACATACTCCAGCACATCAGAGAGGGCCGCGTGTAGGGCAGATATCTCAGAAGTAGCATCGGGAAAGGAGTACGCACTCGAGGGATAGAAAGGAGTTTCCATTTTTTGCCTTAGGTCATGGTTTTTGGGCTCGAAAGGTCGGAACCGAAGCTGAGCCTTTTATACGTGAGATGTCGCTTCAACCCCGCACCGCCTGGCCGCCGGATGTGGGGCCACCGGAGCCCCGGCCGGCCGGCGACGACCCACACACATGATCCGGACGGTGGTCCCGGGTGCCCTTTCAAGGCCGGTTTGAGACCGCTGCTTAATTTAGAACTACCACTTCTTAGCAAGTGCTATTTTTATTTGTCTGGGCTAGCCTGTTGAGGGGCCAATTTCGGACGGCTCCCGAGGCCATCCGCACCATGCGTGAACTCTGGTTGTTTGGGTCTATTTATATCGACGCCATTCTCGGGGCAAACGTAGAATATGATGGCCTCACCTATCGCGAGCGAGTATCTCAAACCGCTCTACTAAGCAGCCTTGATGCGAGGCTCCTGAGCGTCAACATGAACACCTCGACAACGGACCCTTCTTATGCTGGAGATCTTGAGCTCTTGAAAAGGGAGCTAATCACCAAGCGACACATCGTCATGATCAGTGGTGCAGGAATCTCGACCAATACAGGCAGTGAGTCTCGACTTCACTTCACCATCAGCACCTCTAAAACAAGCTGGATAGTTCCCGACTACAGGGGCTCTTCCCGCTCGAATAATTCCAGCCGGAACGTATATAATGTGTCTGCCTACTTGAGAAAGGAGACGACCGACCAGCTACATGCCGATATTTTGCAGAAGCTCCAATCTGGTCAAAGATCTATGTTCACCATGTTCGATATATTTGCCGAGGGCTTGGCTCAGTCTGGCCGCCTCCGACGACATTACACCCAGAACATTGACTGCCGCCAATCAAGGCTCGCTCATCTTTCGCGAAAGACAGTATGGCTCCATGGCCGAGCAGATACACTAGTCTGCTCGATAAGACCCTCACATACCATGAAGGTTACTCCAGAGTCGTTCCCACGGTGGAAACAAGCTTCTTGCCCCTTatgtgaagaagagcagaGCAAGCGGGCTGCAGAGGGCAAGCGACGGCGAAATGTGGGAACGCTCCATACGAGTGTTCTTCTTTATGGACAAGATTCTCCCTCTGAATCTAGGATCACAGCTGCATTCAACTACGACCTGGAACATCCCGTTGATGCCGTCTTGATTGTTGGGACACAATTGTCAATCACCTCACTGTTTAAATTTGCAGATAAGCTTTGTCGAGCAGCTAGGACGCGTATCCCAGACGGGTTGGTCGCATGGGTGAGCAAGACGCCGCCAACAGTTGCAGAAGCATTCCGATCTCTCATTAACTTCGAGTATATCGGAGACTGTGACGAGTTTTCACGGCAACTGCTCCCTTTACTCATTCAGTACCACCTTATGGCGGGCGAGAATATCAGGGGCATGAAGGAAGACCTTGCGCGTCTTATGACAGGACTGGCTACTCTCGAAGGGCTACTTGGAGACCCAAGCCTGCTCGAGCAATCTGATACACAGAACGCGGCATCGCAAGGAACTTCCCTGTCCGGAGGTCCCCAGGGGGGGGCCGGCGACCAGGAGAATAACGACAGGACCCATGATGACCGCAGCGCAAATGGCCAATTCGACTTTGCAGCACTTTGGACAAGAGTCAAAACAGAATTGGGGGATTTCCGGAGCGGGTTGACAAGTCTCGAAAACAGGGTTGAACAGCAAGAAATGCCACCCACTGAGCCGcctgaggaagatgaggggCAGAACGAGGAGATTTTTGGCCAAGAGAACACTGCCACGGAGTATGAAACTACGCCGCAGCTTATCCAGGGAGCCAATCGCCGTGACGGCGAGCCAGATACCAATTCTGATGAGAGGCCTCAGGAACTGCCCGAAGCTctgagagagaagaggaaagcGGACCGGCATACCGCCAACACGAAGAGGCGGAGGACGATCGGGAACGTCTTGGTTGATGCAGTTCCGCCGCCACGTAGGAGCGGGCGGACCCATGGACTCAATCATCGAGACACCCTCGAAAGGCCGATCGAGGGTGAGGCTATTGCTGATGATGTTCGCGGCCTTGTGTCGGCTGTCTTGAGCAGGGAAGCCATCCAGCGGTTCGTCGAGGCTGTGAAGCACTCAAAACAGCCACGGGCAGAGCGAGCTCGTAAGCCTCTCGATGAGATTGACCTGGAAGACGGCGACCCGGCCTATAGGTCAATAGCGCTGAGGGGTAGGCAGTTGAGTTATAGCGAAGAGAGGACGACTTTCGAGCGCATCTTTACCAGGTATGATCAACTCCAATACGCCCTAGGCTACCAAGCCCTGAAGGACGAAAGAGGCTACGATAAGCTGCCACCCAACATCGTCACCGAGGTCTGCCGGATGAATGGGGTGAGTAGGGAGACCAGCAAGAAGCGAAACAAGACGGGAAATAAATGGAATAAAGTCTGTGCAAGATTGAGGCACGGCGCGGGACTCCTGGCATTTCTCCCCTCTTCAGGTGAATACCTAGCCCTCGCAGAAGAGAGAAGCAGAGAGAGTCTTCAAAGATTTCACGACAAACTGCAGGGCAATGGCCATTTAGAGTCGATATGTGCTGTGGCGATAGCCTGGTTTGAGGCCGTAGATCAAGGGAAGCAGTTCAATCATAGCGAGGACGTCAACTGGGATGAcctggaggagggagagattTTAGAGAGGCTTCAGCAATTAACGGCAACGGTATAGGCGCAAATCAAGATTTTTTTTCAACTTGTAGAATACAATCGACACTTTTCTGGTCAAATCGACTCAATCGTAGGGGGAACCATTCCCCTAGCTTAGTAAGACATGTAACGTCGGTGGTGCAGATGGCATCACATGGCTCAGCCCGCTTATCATCCAGCCACGATGTAAGGTGCTAGAGCACACTTAGTGGTTAAGGCGCTATAAGTCAGTGGTTATTAAGTGTTATGTTTGGATCAAAGGGCGCTGTAATCTTTGGCATTCTGTCGCACCGAGCCCTCTCGACTTCAGTGTAATTGAGAAAAACTGGCCTCGAAACCTCTGTATTGACTATGGAATTATCCTGTCGTCGTACCGGCTCCCAGTCTCGCGGCTCCCATTGTCAACTGATCCTCTCCCATCGACACCGCCTAGCCCCACTGTCTACCTAACACGCCTGAAAAAACACATCACTCTAATGCTTCCACAAATGCTTGCTAAACGGGGTCAAGCGTACGAATTGCTTGATCTTAGGACACAGCGGGCAGCAAAGTAGACCCCGTGAATTGCTGAAGTCCTTGGGAAGTGGCCTGGTCCCCTTGGATTCAGATTTCTCTGCAAGCAGATCCAGGATACGCTGGGGAACAGCCACAGGCCATTCAAAAAGACCGAACCGAGTCCCCGGTACATTCATATGTATGTCTCTCAAGCTAGGCAGTGATAGAGGATAAATCTCCCGCTTTTTGCTGTCTATTTGAGGGAGGTAATAGTTCTCTGATAGGACTGGTTCGGGTGATGCGTTCACGTGGCTAACAGCAACAGTAGAACGTGCCCGGGCCGTATTCAGGCTAGATGGCAAGGGGCGGAGAGAAGACCAGATCGGTCGTGAGATAAGCTGTGGTCGATTCTCTGACCCTATGGTAGAGGACTTGGTTGCGGTTGCCTCTGAGGTTAGCAACCCACCTTGACCATGTTCAATTGGACCGTTACAGCCATCGGTATGCGTATCTGCATTGCCAAAGATCAGCACATCCCCAGTACCCAGCAAAGACTTTAAGTGCGTACCTGAAAGCGAAGGAGACTCCCCAATTCTGTCTTGCAGAGCGCGGGATACCGTTCGTCTCTCAAGGAAAGCTCTCACAACCCTCCAATGCGGAATGACTGAGGGATTCAAACATGACTCATTGAGAACATGAAGCTCCTCGGCCGTTACCCAGCCCACTGCACTCTTGTCTGGGAAGTCTGGACCAGCGAAGAATGCGACAGGGAACTCTTGCTTGGACGAGAGCGGCCCACCATCTTCGTACCCATCTCGCCATTTGAGCTGCTGTGCATCAGCATCAAAGGTAAGGGGTGTGGGCAGGCTCTTCAAGAGTCCGAGGCTTCCCAAAGTTCTCGAGGCACTGGCCCCAGTGAGGCCGGTATggggaaggagaagggccaCCAGCCAGCGTTGAGACTGCTTCCGGTATGCAAAATAAAGTTCTCCTTCTCTAGGGTGTGTGGTGGCATCGGGGCGATTGATCTGCCCGCAACTCATCGCCAAAAGCCCACGAAACACGTCGTCTCGGCAGTATTGATTTCTTGGCATGCGTAAGGCTTGACTTGAGAGTATGTCTGTAGATTGATCTCCACCGTTGTGGCGTTTGCGACTGGACTGGGGCGATGGAGATCGCCGGCGCTTCTAGGATTGAGTTAACAAGAGCT
This region of Fusarium keratoplasticum isolate Fu6.1 chromosome 7, whole genome shotgun sequence genomic DNA includes:
- a CDS encoding JmjC domain-containing protein, producing the protein MSELESPYWGDIRSLRNELNNVKRLLEDIRAYLPSEPTPQRRSKRSTIRHATQQDKPPAWAEQIITRFSILEDWIGRIQSQTDDIEAHNRRNGTQQPQVHSADGHYEGSLRSPPPQDSGMASASTHQRREAEPEDQAPANAHGDNSATSIEATGDPSSDGSDKDKDKDTSMRDCEQVPPSPPGGTDAAASAASASRSASRQATANDQGDIPATNHTPEAEAEASAPEDEDVVMGDSDAAQEEDNAKSGAADHRSARSSAPEDDTGGDKSEANPQTQPTTANPTGQGAGAQVNMQSPFSATPEERTMQLPTTPNSQGSDTTKDTSRATTPDTHLTSPDTSVPDSPSQFTLSEADMGEGLVEALERIIKRDDSMHKISVPNLPVDLDLIKAAVKAELSAPNPDWQFTANRFVPGPKGEGYMRAYISKRQSHFAFPDFPDKVVIPTEEEARKWLDDYFDNPPKGIVPYFTGHLDLPYGDLLNPGTTLLDNPKLLDLHRPYWHIGGDKSANRFHIEDYSCSEDESPCGLRSANLVLEGVKLWTAIKVHHTKKFEAFVAKNWDCNECSQHVGHQSLLISPLILEREGIDFEIKVQGRGELMLTGRSQYHMVVNMGSNIAISMNHLQRGDRLKSTALRQCVKCGVLDDTVTRVPPPKSSEPRTPLPSIPNPPPEQSEARSPLPTLLGKRPRTDQQGTQTSGRETRADTAARRKLNALEEEIRKRDPACRIPRVPRDSDSTPPEKVFKAAASVQSSLAVKQFISLVDEWRRRDEHMFLSGDTRDILLQHGKRLAAAIGKSSLSKFLYRYAQACVARELDMQMKKRGSIRRSKEDTERLAQQLGMETEELKAHLEDGRIWNSICGPEDDGLLPFLLLESKWPFKEERKEDCPLYVKKKEWKSLVRDVQVFHSLLDVEYVKKLRQVGRAFEEMISTGSEQVFGLEDEANGWESLRSA